A genomic segment from Neodiprion lecontei isolate iyNeoLeco1 chromosome 1, iyNeoLeco1.1, whole genome shotgun sequence encodes:
- the LOC107225893 gene encoding protein regulator of cytokinesis 1, with product MADLRLWELKEQMIYGSIKDFMAEIASINDVRQEMNLRQFFGCIQDMGCCALAEIEQRRIRLAKEVHNMRNETLKLGKDLKFEIKNGEYKNLSLYGKRVRLREQLESLKSDQQKKLDAKKELLEKEKEICKVLGSKPIGMAAVIPTETDLTSFRLYLAGIEAEKQEAEKKRNQLKVLWNYLDVPAKQRDEFLDRNKRYTASTRKAIEDEIKRCEQQKSEIIASNVSDLRSQIEVLWKLCHFEEEDREAFKPFHDQTFTEDLLMLHEEELQRLHKYYETNRKLFQLAEEQDERNQELIDLEQRAESPDRYYTRRDERDENEQRIEDIQQELLNIENQLKFLVDDYETKNGGPCTRVGIKLVKALRSALPNALHVG from the exons atggCAGATCTTCGACTTTG GGAGCTAAAGGAACAGATGATCTATGGATCGATCAAGGATTTTATGGCTGAGATCGCAAGCATCAATGATGTTCGGCAGGAAATGAACTTGCGGCAGTTCTTCGGATGTATTCAG GATATGGGCTGTTGCGCGCTTGCCGAAATAGAACAAAGAAGAATACGCCTAGCGAAGGAAGTCCACAACATGAGGAATGAGACACTAAAACTTGGAAAg GATCTAAAATTTGAGATCAAAAATGGTGAATATAAAAACTTATCACTATACGGCAAGAGAGTCAGACTGCGAGAACAGCTAGAATCTTTAAAGTCtgatcaacaaaaaaaattggacgcGAAAAAGGAACTTCTGGAAAAG gaaaaagaaatttgcaaGGTTCTTGGCTCCAAACCCATTGGAATGGCGGCAGTAATACCTACCGAAACTGACTTGACGAGTTTCAGATTGTACTTGGCCGGAATTGAAGCTGAAAAG CAAGAGGCAGAGAAGAAACGAAACCAGCTGAAAGTTTTGTGGAATTATCTGGACGTGCCGGCTAAACAGCGTGATGAATTTCTGGATAGAAATAAAAGATATACCGCCAGTACGAGAAAAGCT ATCGAGGATGAAATCAAAAGATGCGAGCAACAGAAGAGTGAGATTATTGCAAGTAACGTATCAGATCTGCGCTCCCAAATCGAAGTATTGTGGAAACTATGTCATTTTGAGGAGGAGGACCGTGAAGCGTTCAAACCCTTTCACGATCAAACTTTTACGGAGGATTTGTTGATGCTCCACGAGGAAGAGCTGCAGAGGTTGCACAAATACTACGAAACCAAcag aAAACTATTTCAACTTGCCGAGGAACAAGACGAAAGGAACCAGGAACTTATTGATCTGGAACAAAGGGCGGAGAGTCCAGATCGTTACTACACTCGACGCGACGAGCGCGATGAGAACGAACAACGCATAGAAGATATTCAGCAG GAACTGCTGAATATAGAGAACCaattaaaattcttggttGACGAttacgaaacgaaaaatggGGGACCATGTACAAGAGTCGGAATAAAATTGGTCAAGGCGTTGAGATCTGCTTTGCCAAATGCACTACATGTGGGCTAA
- the LOC107225892 gene encoding progestin and adipoQ receptor family member 4, with protein MAEPKTIPAKSANGSVTAPEAPTRRRVFPPEEDLRVTSEADLRDLDKCPDKSAPLLRWNDMPRHLQFNPYIYTGYRPLMNVWGCIASLFYVHNETVNILTHGLPIVYILVTVPSLLPWGSQGPLAAFLSWCHLIGAVSPWIGSFLYHLFMNLDKGEATYKKLLQLDMLGIWISQSFGALPMIAASVHCLPETLWHCCLLAYSVLSFWGLLKAMNAWSPWERRLCFAPPFMMRMFVLTLRYIGSSGGSPTALTHLVLQDLVAVAGGAVGALHVPEKWVPGKVDLFFNSHNIMHVMVVMAVYSMHAATLRDLAWMSNPSVCIAVPTATLSSTHEEL; from the exons ATGGCCGAGCCGAAAACTATCCCGGCAAAGTCGGCGAACGGTTCTGTCACCGCCCCCGAGGCTCCGACGAGGCGGAGGGTTTTTCCCCCCGAGGAGGACCTCCGGGTCACCTCCGAGGCCGATCTCCGTGACCTCGACAAGTGCCCTGACAAATCGGCACCCCTGCTGCGGTGGAACGACATGCCGAGGCACCTGCAGTTCAACCCTTACATCTACACCGGGTACAGACCCCTCATGAATGTATGGGGCTGCATCGCGAGCCTCTTCTACGTGCACAATGAGACTGTCAACATTTTGACTCACG GCTTACCGATCGTCTACATCCTCGTCACCGTTCCCAGTCTGCTTCCCTGGGGAAGCCAGGGACCCCTTGCCGCCTTTCTATCCTGGTGTCATCTGATCGGGGCGGTCAGTCCGTGGATCGGTTCTTTCCTCTACCACCTCTTCATGAACTTAGACAAAGGCGAAGCCACTTATAAGAAGCTCTTGCAATTGGACATGCTCGGTATATGGATCAGCCAAAGCTTTG gcGCCCTTCCGATGATCGCAGCGTCCGTTCATTGCTTGCCAGAAACACTCTGGCACTGTTGCCTCCTTGCGTATAGTGTTCTCAGCTTCTGGGGTCTCCTCAAG GCTATGAACGCGTGGTCGCCGTGGGAAAGGCGACTGTGCTTTGCACCCCCATTCATGATGAGGATGTTCGTACTGACTTTGAGGTACATCGGAAGTAGCGGTGGATCACCTACGGCACTGACGCATCTGGTTTTGCAA GACCTGGTCGCTGTGGCTGGCGGTGCTGTTGGCGCTTTACACGTGCCGGAGAAATGGGTGCCCGGTAAAGTGGACCTCTTTTTCAACTCGCACAACATAATGCACGTGATGGTGGTTATGGCGGTTTATTCGATGCACGCTGCAACGCTGAGGGACTTGGCATGGATGTCAAACCCATCCGTCTGCATCGCGGTGCCGACTGCAACGCTGTCTTCGACTCATGAAGAGCTGTGA